In the genome of Monodelphis domestica isolate mMonDom1 chromosome 2, mMonDom1.pri, whole genome shotgun sequence, one region contains:
- the LOC100021551 gene encoding probable E3 ubiquitin-protein ligase TRIML1 — protein MDVSEMTEKVRSELTCSICLDLFTQPVTLDCGHSFCRECVLRSWQEAQVPWTCPLCRASSQPRALEPTQVLEALASSISRQLRLPRDVGGQARCGQHQAVQKLFCEDDFSPLCVLCLLPQEHEGHRVYPLEESAETCKAQLQEALGQAWAKAREAHMLLEQERERRLRCRREAATLKRVILPEYIKTHLVWTEDQQQDLLDKEKRRNVKRLWTSEARISKYVQSLRKLIEELDKTLEQPLVEMLLAGRSTLERSWELLLRCPEPAALRWTLCGTTGMRELLLAFQSHIILDPGTAHSNLSISADLKSVRLASRWWDLLDNQQEEVERLLCVLGAQSFTSGSHYWEVEVGSKTEWEVGICTGPGNNQGSIHGDVLSLSCLNMGEQFELWISHTMEDLEDTGPLHRLGIFLQYEAGHLSFYNVTQGCLIYAFPPVTFQGPLRPFFSLGLMQEENEPSPLTICPLSPHP, from the coding sequence ATGGATGTCAGTGAGATGACTGAGAAGGTCAGGTCAGAACTGACCTGTTCTATCTGTTTGGACCTCTTCACCCAGCCAGTGACCCTTGACTGCGGGCATAGCTTCTGCAGAGAGTGTGTTCTTCGGAGCTGGCAGGAAGCCCAAGTCCCATGGACATGCCCACTGTGCAGGGCAAGCAGTCAGCCCAGAGCCTTAGAGCCCACCCAGGTCCTGGAGGCCCTGGCCTCCAGCATCAGCAGGCAGCTGAGACTTCCCAGAGATGTGGGTGGCCAGGCCAGGTGTGGCCAACACCAAGCCGTTCAGAAGCTGTTCTGTGAAGATGATTTCAGCCCACTCTGTGTCTTGTGCTTACTCCCTCAAGAACACGAAGGTCATCGTGTGTATCCCCTGGAAGAGTCTGCGGAGACCTGCAAGGCACAGCTGCAGGAAGCCCTTGGCCAGGCCTGGGCCAAGGCGAGGGAGGCTCACATGTTGCTGgagcaggagagagaaaggaggctgAGGTGCCGGAGGGAGGCTGCCACTCTGAAGCGGGTCATCTTGCCAGAATATATCAAGACCCACCTTGTGTGGACAGAGGACCAACAACAGGATCTCCTggacaaggaaaagagaaggaatgtgAAGAGATTATGGACCAGTGAGGCCAGAATCTCCAAGTATGTCCAAAGCCTCAGGAAGCTGATTGAGGAGCTCGACAAGACTTTGGAGCAGCCCCTGGTGGAGATGCTCCTGGCCGGGAGGAGCACTTTGGAAAGGAGTTGGGAGCTGCTGCTTCGGTGTCCAGAGCCTGCTGCCCTACGCTGGACTCTGTGTGGAACCACTGGAATGAGGGAGCTCCTACTGGCCTTCCAGAGCCACATCATTCTGGATCCGGGAACAGCCCATTCCAATCTCAGCATCTCTGCAGATCTGAAGAGCGTGAGGCTTGCTAGCCGTTGGTGGGACCTTCTGGACAACCAGCAAGAAGAGGTGGAGCGTCTTCTTTGTGTGCTGGGTGCTCAGAGCTTCACCTCAGGGAGCCATTATTGGGAGGTGGAGGTAGGAAGCAAGACAGAGTGGGAAGTGGGCATCTGTACAGGGCCAGGAAACAACCAGGGCAGCATCCATGGGGATGTGCTCTCCCTCTCTTGCCTCAACATGGGAGAACAATTTGAACTGTGGATCTCTCACACCATGGAAGACCTTGAGGATACAGGACCCCTGCACAGGCTGGGCATTTTCCTCCAATACGAAGCGGGACACCTGTCATTTTACAATGTGACCCAGGGCTGCCTGATCTACGCCTTTCCCCCGGTCACCTTCCAAGGTCCTCTCAGGCCTTTCTTCTCCCTTGGCCTGATGCAGGAGGAGAATGAGCCCAGCCCTCTCACCATCTGTCCACTGAGCCCTCATCCCTGA